From a single Desulfobacterales bacterium genomic region:
- a CDS encoding 3-hydroxybutyryl-CoA dehydrogenase — MAVKTFGVIGSGQMGNGIAQVAAASGLNVIMNDINTEFVERGLNTISKNLARSVEKGKLSDAVKNAILGRIKTSTALKDMAAADFVVEAATENEKIKFQLFKDVDEICAAHVILSTNTSSIPIGRIAAQTQRPEKVIGMHFMNPVPVMKLVEVIRGLATSDETFQTTWDLALAFGKTPAEANDFPGFIANRILMPMINEAVYCLYHGVGSRENIDTVMKLGMNHPMGPLALADLIGLDTCLAIMETMYAGFCDSKYRPCPLLRKYVEAGWLGRKTKRGFYEY, encoded by the coding sequence ATGGCAGTTAAAACATTCGGAGTGATCGGTTCAGGTCAGATGGGAAACGGCATCGCCCAGGTCGCCGCTGCGAGCGGGCTCAATGTCATCATGAATGACATCAATACGGAATTTGTTGAACGCGGTTTGAATACCATCTCCAAAAACCTGGCCCGCAGCGTCGAAAAAGGCAAGTTGAGCGATGCGGTTAAAAACGCAATACTCGGTCGCATCAAAACCAGTACGGCATTAAAAGACATGGCCGCTGCCGACTTTGTGGTGGAAGCGGCAACGGAAAACGAAAAGATCAAGTTTCAACTTTTCAAGGACGTGGATGAAATCTGTGCCGCCCATGTCATTCTTTCCACCAACACCTCATCGATTCCCATCGGAAGAATCGCCGCCCAGACCCAAAGGCCCGAAAAAGTCATCGGGATGCATTTTATGAATCCGGTGCCGGTCATGAAACTGGTGGAGGTCATCAGGGGACTGGCGACTTCGGATGAAACCTTTCAGACAACCTGGGACCTGGCGCTTGCGTTCGGCAAGACCCCGGCGGAAGCCAATGATTTTCCCGGCTTTATCGCCAACCGCATTCTGATGCCGATGATCAATGAAGCGGTCTACTGTCTGTATCACGGCGTCGGCTCCCGGGAAAATATCGATACGGTCATGAAGCTGGGGATGAATCATCCCATGGGGCCCCTGGCGCTGGCAGACCTGATCGGCCTGGACACCTGCCTGGCCATCATGGAAACGATGTATGCCGGATTCTGCGACTCCAAATACCGCCCCTGCCCGCTCTTGCGGAAATACGTTGAGGCAGGCTGGCTGGGCCGCAAGACCAAACGCGGATTTTATGAATATTAG
- a CDS encoding cupin domain-containing protein, translated as MPRKKSTALSPVGKKIKKVRLEKKIPLDRIANETGCSIEYLKAIEAGRQMPPVGTLLQISRALEIDSGFFLKEQESKLKSRIKAYAKRTESYAYTTLTPGAENKHLKAFRVTIDPLQDHKGVGYQHEGEEFVYVLTGKVEVAVGEHKNVLAEGDSLHFNSGIRHQLRNISDKQAVLLVVIYGP; from the coding sequence ATGCCGCGGAAAAAGTCAACAGCCCTGTCCCCGGTGGGCAAAAAGATAAAAAAGGTACGGCTTGAAAAAAAGATTCCCCTTGACCGCATAGCCAACGAAACCGGCTGTTCCATCGAGTACTTAAAAGCAATCGAAGCCGGCCGGCAGATGCCGCCGGTGGGAACCTTGCTGCAGATCTCAAGGGCGCTGGAGATCGACTCCGGTTTTTTCCTGAAAGAGCAGGAATCCAAATTGAAAAGCCGCATCAAGGCCTATGCCAAGCGGACCGAAAGTTATGCTTATACGACCCTGACGCCTGGGGCTGAGAATAAGCATCTGAAAGCGTTTCGTGTCACGATTGACCCGCTGCAGGATCATAAAGGCGTCGGTTACCAGCACGAGGGCGAGGAGTTTGTGTATGTGCTGACGGGTAAGGTGGAAGTGGCGGTGGGGGAGCATAAAAATGTCCTGGCAGAGGGAGATTCGCTCCATTTCAATTCGGGCATCCGGCACCAGTTGCGGAACATCAGCGACAAACAGGCCGTGCTGCTGGTGGTTATATATGGACCGTAA